The following coding sequences are from one Planctomycetota bacterium window:
- a CDS encoding glycogen/starch synthase encodes MSERSLQSDPASLDHTPGAAPLAESGSASRPPAGPMLFEFSTEVCNQVGGIYQVVRSKAPLMTARWGERYCMVGPYEPARAQVEFEESRASGWIERAIERLREQGLVVRHGRWLVPGRPRVLLLEHWLSAERLAQVKYHLWAEHGIETPGGDGLVDMVVTFAEASRRLMEALCEQRPQTRVGHQPLVAHFHEWLGGLAIPMIRRQKLPVATVFTTHATILGRYIASSRDDFYDQLPWLDQAQEAAMYNVRTQHAIERAAAHGAHVFTTVSSVTGEECAHLLGRPVDVVTPNGLTIGLYNAGHDQQRLHGEYKEEIHKFTMGHFFPSYQFDLDRTLYFFTSGRFEPKNKGFDLCLEAMARLNAELRAANLGKTVVFFIISKRATRSINPLAMEKRGVLNELRDICAKIVDGVEQRLFKRAAGGGKLHLDDLVDEYWLLRYRRAQHALRQGGLPMVVTHILEDEAHDPVLNYLRHLQLFNREEDPVKVVYHPDFITPHNRLWAMEYDQFVRGCHLGVFPSQYEPWGYTPLECAAMGVPSVTSDLAGFGRYVLDTTPEPQKHGLKVVRRRGRGYHESAAELAKYLVEFCRMERRDRIALRNEVDKRSWDFDWSTLGKAYHTAHDLAIARFHAEHALELGGTDQGVPMVAASVLAQRAEAAGEGTGA; translated from the coding sequence ATGAGCGAACGGAGCCTGCAATCCGATCCGGCGAGCCTGGACCACACCCCCGGGGCCGCCCCGCTGGCGGAGAGCGGGTCGGCGTCGAGGCCCCCCGCGGGCCCGATGCTGTTCGAGTTCTCGACTGAGGTGTGCAACCAGGTGGGGGGCATCTACCAGGTCGTGCGGAGCAAGGCGCCGCTGATGACGGCGCGGTGGGGCGAGCGGTACTGCATGGTGGGCCCGTACGAGCCGGCGCGGGCGCAGGTGGAGTTCGAGGAGTCGCGGGCGTCGGGGTGGATCGAGCGGGCGATCGAACGCCTGCGCGAGCAGGGCCTGGTGGTGCGTCACGGGCGATGGCTGGTGCCCGGGCGGCCCCGGGTGCTGCTGCTGGAGCACTGGCTGTCGGCGGAGCGGCTGGCGCAGGTGAAGTACCACCTGTGGGCGGAGCACGGCATCGAGACGCCCGGGGGCGACGGGCTGGTCGACATGGTGGTGACGTTCGCCGAGGCGTCGCGCCGGCTGATGGAAGCGCTGTGCGAGCAGCGCCCGCAGACGCGGGTGGGGCACCAGCCCCTGGTGGCGCACTTCCACGAGTGGCTGGGGGGGCTGGCGATCCCGATGATCCGGCGCCAGAAGCTGCCGGTGGCGACGGTGTTCACGACGCACGCGACGATCCTGGGTCGGTACATCGCCAGTTCGCGCGACGACTTCTACGACCAGTTGCCGTGGCTCGACCAGGCGCAGGAAGCGGCGATGTACAACGTGCGGACGCAGCACGCCATCGAGCGGGCGGCGGCGCACGGGGCGCACGTCTTCACGACCGTGTCGAGCGTGACGGGCGAGGAGTGCGCGCACCTGCTGGGGCGGCCCGTGGACGTGGTAACGCCCAACGGGCTGACGATCGGGCTGTACAACGCGGGGCACGATCAGCAGCGCCTCCACGGGGAGTACAAGGAGGAGATCCACAAGTTCACGATGGGGCACTTCTTCCCGAGCTACCAGTTCGATCTCGACCGCACGCTGTACTTCTTCACGTCCGGGCGGTTCGAGCCCAAGAACAAGGGCTTTGATCTGTGCCTGGAGGCGATGGCGCGGCTCAACGCCGAGCTGCGCGCCGCGAACCTGGGCAAGACGGTGGTGTTCTTCATCATCTCCAAGCGCGCGACGCGGAGCATCAACCCGCTGGCGATGGAAAAGCGCGGCGTGCTGAACGAGCTGCGCGACATCTGCGCGAAGATCGTGGACGGGGTGGAGCAGCGCCTGTTCAAGCGGGCGGCGGGCGGGGGAAAGCTGCACCTGGACGACCTGGTGGACGAGTACTGGCTGCTGCGGTACCGGCGGGCGCAGCACGCGCTGCGCCAGGGCGGGCTGCCGATGGTGGTGACGCACATCCTGGAGGACGAGGCGCACGATCCGGTGCTGAACTACCTGCGGCACCTGCAGCTCTTCAACCGGGAGGAGGACCCGGTGAAGGTGGTGTACCACCCGGACTTCATCACGCCGCACAACCGGCTGTGGGCGATGGAGTACGACCAGTTCGTGCGCGGGTGTCACCTGGGGGTGTTCCCGAGCCAGTACGAGCCGTGGGGGTACACGCCGCTGGAGTGCGCGGCGATGGGCGTGCCGAGCGTGACGAGCGACCTGGCCGGGTTCGGGCGGTACGTGCTGGACACGACGCCCGAGCCCCAGAAGCACGGGCTGAAGGTGGTGCGTCGTCGCGGGCGGGGTTATCACGAGTCGGCGGCGGAGCTGGCGAAGTACCTGGTGGAGTTCTGCCGCATGGAGCGGCGTGACCGGATCGCGCTGCGCAACGAGGTGGACAAGCGGTCGTGGGACTTCGACTGGAGCACGCTGGGCAAGGCGTACCACACGGCGCACGACCTGGCGATCGCGCGGTTCCACGCGGAGCACGCGCTGGAACTGGGCGGGACCGACCAGGGCGTGCCGATGGTGGCGGCGTCGGTGCTGGCGCAGCGGGCGGAGGCGGCGGGGGAGGGGACCGGGGCGTGA
- a CDS encoding AIR synthase-related protein, translated as MTTTLLRVEVRVRPGLADPRADTLRARAASIAPTLISARTARVYLIEGALSPADQSRVVSSLLADPVCEVATIGAAPAEDASVIEVHPLPGVMDPAAQSVRDAIRDLTGTDVRVATGTRYDLLGFTPADARRLAELTLANPVIHQITDAPYQPARLPAGTPAPFTPRTVALRGLDDDQLAALSRRAHLFLSVAEMRAIADHFDALGRDPTEIELETLAQTWSEHCVHKTLKSRVLYREAPTDDGPDAPASSAPSRRPRGGLEMSFEFTPAGRADESSADSEATSDDPDATLEDADDIAHQPAPLGAIDWSDRPGCVVGDDGSVTIDNLLKSTVAAATHELIADGLDWTLSVFTDNSGVVAYDDAHGVCIKVETHNRPSAIEPYGGAATGIGGCIRDIIGTGLGAKPIASTDVFCVAPPTLDPASLPPGTLHPRRILSEVVAGVRDYGNRMGIPTVAGAVHVDPRYVGNPMVFCGCVGLIPRTLVRGAPRAGDLIVALGGRTGRDGIHGATFSSAELEQTHASEFGHAVQIGNAIEEKRLLDAILRARGSPTSPLPPSGTPELCHSETPSLPHSGTASPRNSGTSPLFSALTDCGAGGFSSAIGEMGKDLGATVDLDAAPLKYDGLTFTEIWISEAQERMILSVPPENLDALRAICDEEHCELAVLGTFGTLERDLVLRFRGTEVGRLSMDFLHDGLPSPTRDAVWPPAPSTRPALRRTTPQPADALRALLAHPSIASKHWIIRQYDHEVQGNTVVKPLSGPGGRGPSDATVIEVVPGSNQGIALACGLQTGIGDHALAGDPYHMALAAIDECVRNLVCAGADPNRTAILDNFCWPSCDRPENMGALVRACLGCYDGAKAYRTPFVSGKDSLNNQLRYTDPATGEPRVIEIPYTLLISGLARVRNVSRCVTVDAKTPGNLLVLVGPRAGAMGGSHYQQVFGEASASPDESWRAIPTVDLAVGPKAARAVAQMITDGLVRSAHDVSDGGLLTCVAEMLIATTGSRPDAPPAEGAGELAALLAAAGTALAPLGAELTLTDDILEPEQLAFSEGPSRYVLEIRPEDLPRVKTILRDFGGVPMQPIGTLTASGRLAWKALDINAKVDDLAQTWRAPLDW; from the coding sequence GTGACCACCACCCTCCTCCGCGTCGAGGTCCGCGTCCGCCCCGGTCTCGCCGACCCCCGCGCCGACACGCTCCGTGCCCGTGCCGCGTCCATCGCGCCCACCCTGATCAGCGCCCGCACCGCGCGCGTCTACCTCATCGAGGGCGCGCTCTCGCCCGCCGATCAGTCGCGCGTGGTCTCGTCCCTGCTCGCCGACCCCGTCTGCGAGGTCGCGACCATCGGCGCCGCCCCCGCCGAGGACGCCAGCGTCATCGAGGTCCATCCGCTCCCGGGCGTCATGGACCCCGCCGCCCAATCTGTCCGCGACGCCATCCGCGATCTCACCGGCACCGACGTCCGCGTCGCCACCGGCACGCGCTACGACCTGCTGGGCTTCACCCCGGCCGACGCCCGGCGCCTCGCCGAACTCACCCTCGCCAACCCCGTCATCCACCAGATCACCGACGCGCCGTACCAGCCCGCCCGCCTTCCCGCGGGGACGCCCGCCCCCTTCACGCCCCGCACCGTCGCCCTCCGCGGGCTCGACGACGACCAGCTCGCCGCCCTCTCGCGGCGTGCGCACCTCTTCCTGAGCGTCGCCGAGATGCGCGCAATCGCCGATCACTTCGACGCGCTCGGGCGTGACCCCACCGAAATCGAACTCGAGACCCTCGCCCAGACCTGGTCCGAGCACTGCGTGCACAAGACCCTCAAGAGCCGCGTGCTCTACCGCGAAGCCCCGACCGACGACGGCCCCGACGCGCCAGCCTCGTCCGCCCCCTCGCGTCGACCCCGCGGCGGCCTGGAAATGTCCTTCGAGTTCACGCCCGCCGGACGCGCCGACGAATCAAGCGCCGACTCCGAAGCGACCTCCGACGACCCGGATGCCACCCTCGAAGATGCCGATGACATCGCCCACCAGCCCGCTCCTCTCGGCGCCATCGACTGGTCCGATCGCCCCGGCTGCGTGGTCGGCGACGACGGCTCCGTCACCATCGACAACCTCCTGAAGTCCACCGTCGCCGCCGCCACCCACGAACTCATCGCCGACGGCCTCGACTGGACCCTCTCCGTCTTCACCGACAACTCCGGCGTCGTCGCCTACGACGACGCCCACGGCGTGTGCATCAAGGTCGAGACCCACAACCGACCCTCCGCGATCGAGCCCTACGGCGGGGCCGCCACCGGCATCGGCGGGTGCATCCGCGACATCATCGGCACCGGCCTGGGCGCCAAGCCCATCGCCAGCACCGACGTCTTCTGCGTCGCACCCCCCACCCTCGACCCCGCCTCGCTCCCGCCCGGCACGCTCCACCCGCGACGGATTCTCTCCGAGGTCGTCGCCGGCGTCCGCGACTACGGCAACCGCATGGGCATCCCCACCGTCGCCGGCGCCGTCCACGTCGACCCCCGGTACGTCGGCAACCCCATGGTCTTCTGCGGGTGCGTCGGGCTCATCCCCCGCACGCTCGTCCGCGGAGCGCCCCGCGCGGGCGACCTCATCGTCGCGCTCGGCGGACGCACCGGCCGCGACGGCATCCACGGCGCCACCTTCTCCAGCGCCGAACTCGAGCAGACGCACGCCTCCGAGTTCGGGCACGCCGTCCAGATCGGCAACGCCATCGAGGAAAAACGCCTGCTCGACGCCATCCTCCGCGCGCGCGGCTCTCCGACTTCTCCTCTCCCCCCCTCCGGAACTCCGGAACTTTGTCACTCCGAAACTCCTTCTCTTCCTCACTCCGGAACTGCTTCTCCCCGGAACTCCGGAACTTCTCCTCTCTTCTCCGCCCTCACCGACTGCGGCGCCGGGGGCTTCTCCTCCGCCATCGGCGAGATGGGCAAGGACCTGGGCGCCACCGTCGACCTCGACGCCGCCCCGCTCAAGTACGACGGCCTCACCTTCACCGAGATCTGGATCAGCGAGGCCCAGGAACGCATGATCCTCAGCGTGCCCCCGGAGAACCTCGACGCCCTCCGCGCCATCTGCGACGAGGAACACTGCGAGCTCGCCGTGCTCGGCACGTTCGGCACGCTCGAGCGCGACCTCGTCCTGCGATTCCGCGGCACCGAGGTCGGGCGACTCTCCATGGACTTCCTGCACGACGGGCTTCCCAGCCCCACGCGCGACGCCGTGTGGCCTCCCGCCCCCTCCACGCGCCCCGCCCTTCGCCGGACTACGCCCCAACCCGCCGACGCCCTCCGCGCGCTCCTCGCCCACCCCTCCATCGCCAGCAAGCACTGGATCATCCGCCAGTACGATCACGAGGTGCAGGGCAACACCGTCGTCAAGCCCCTCAGCGGCCCGGGCGGTCGCGGGCCCTCCGACGCCACCGTCATCGAGGTCGTCCCCGGCTCCAACCAGGGCATCGCCCTCGCCTGCGGCCTGCAGACCGGCATCGGCGATCACGCCCTCGCAGGCGATCCCTATCACATGGCCCTCGCCGCCATCGACGAGTGCGTCCGCAACCTCGTCTGCGCCGGCGCCGATCCCAACCGCACCGCCATCCTCGACAACTTCTGCTGGCCCTCGTGCGACCGCCCCGAGAACATGGGCGCCCTCGTTCGCGCGTGCCTGGGCTGCTACGACGGCGCCAAGGCCTACCGCACGCCCTTCGTCTCCGGCAAGGACTCCCTCAACAACCAGCTCCGCTACACCGACCCCGCCACCGGTGAGCCCCGCGTCATCGAGATCCCCTACACCCTGCTCATCTCGGGCCTCGCCCGCGTCCGCAACGTCTCGCGCTGCGTGACCGTCGACGCCAAGACGCCCGGCAACCTCCTCGTGCTCGTCGGCCCGCGCGCCGGCGCCATGGGCGGCTCGCACTACCAGCAGGTCTTCGGCGAGGCCTCCGCATCACCCGACGAATCCTGGCGCGCCATCCCCACGGTCGACCTCGCCGTCGGCCCCAAAGCCGCCCGCGCCGTGGCCCAGATGATCACCGACGGGCTCGTCCGCAGCGCGCACGACGTGTCCGACGGCGGGCTGCTCACCTGCGTCGCCGAGATGCTCATCGCCACCACCGGGTCTCGCCCCGACGCCCCGCCCGCCGAGGGCGCGGGCGAACTCGCCGCGCTCCTCGCCGCCGCCGGCACCGCGCTCGCGCCCCTCGGCGCCGAACTGACGCTCACCGACGACATCCTGGAGCCCGAGCAGCTCGCGTTCTCCGAGGGCCCCTCCCGCTACGTGCTCGAGATCCGTCCCGAGGACCTGCCCCGCGTCAAGACCATCCTCCGCGACT